A single genomic interval of Clostridium facile harbors:
- a CDS encoding DUF2262 domain-containing protein — translation MFEEFYQKYETEEQEVIALIRKCIGAGYHKSDNSDFWEMTVITLGMVFCNTGKVSIKEGRLKWPVTEEERNSEKSWGRLQQGQICRLKVRRLLDGLVPEHTTPEQFNSWAVIDVLEPSVPCPPLEAVWEEYQKPVNIEDEVLGTLKLNRDFGLLDGKILWNEKEVSLALEIDLEDEETWDTVRSIAHKVMADRESWDKSMREFAAKELTGLANEWQADDDEKKNADPITEEGFAQRITLSELSLTYEGDFTAYFDDDDMFWGHTVEVCGSLENGIESANIAG, via the coding sequence ATGTTTGAGGAATTTTATCAAAAATATGAGACTGAGGAGCAGGAAGTGATTGCCCTGATTCGTAAGTGCATTGGGGCTGGGTACCATAAGAGCGATAACAGTGACTTTTGGGAGATGACTGTCATTACACTGGGTATGGTGTTCTGCAATACCGGCAAGGTCAGCATTAAAGAAGGTCGGCTGAAATGGCCGGTTACGGAGGAGGAACGCAACAGTGAAAAGAGCTGGGGGCGTTTGCAGCAAGGGCAGATTTGCCGTCTGAAGGTACGCAGATTGTTGGATGGGTTGGTACCTGAACACACCACTCCGGAACAGTTCAACAGCTGGGCTGTTATAGATGTGCTGGAGCCTTCTGTCCCCTGCCCTCCGTTGGAGGCAGTATGGGAGGAATACCAGAAACCCGTAAACATTGAGGATGAAGTTCTGGGAACTTTGAAACTGAACCGGGACTTCGGGCTGCTGGATGGCAAAATCTTGTGGAACGAAAAGGAAGTCTCCCTTGCACTGGAAATAGATCTGGAGGATGAGGAAACCTGGGATACCGTCCGCAGCATTGCCCACAAAGTTATGGCAGACCGCGAAAGCTGGGACAAGTCCATGCGGGAATTTGCGGCAAAGGAACTGACCGGGCTGGCCAATGAGTGGCAGGCAGATGACGATGAGAAGAAAAATGCTGATCCCATTACAGAAGAAGGATTTGCCCAGCGCATTACTTTGTCAGAACTGAGCCTTACTTATGAGGGTGACTTTACGGCCTATTTTGATGACGACGATATGTTCTGGGGACACACTGTTGAGGTTTGCGGCTCCCTGGAAAATGGGATAGAGAGCGCCAATATTGCGGGATAA
- a CDS encoding suppressor of fused domain protein, giving the protein MDLLKQCQQWFEQDEAQKVIDTLEAIPAEERTPELDSELAKAYIAIADIGEREPFEKALELLAPHEEHFAGDHCWNYRIASAYYYLDEEGPALRYFKKALEARPGDKDTQEYIDDCRRRLSLPRFEKNFHERTQEAWAAFSQIEAELREIMDTDKTHRRSEELIEKCGNALKTALRDTSFELGFNGEKYELILSPEGLRSRLFPLVYFQKQAPESVLEHWNIWVGRQPCEGFELRAGEIEVRAEDVQMWAEETENHQVSLVLYCEKLTPILKEDTDKVWWALSMLVDQTIGEVSAIAFVAGFDVYAEPKDEPAKLLSELPELLQSMGLSLWRDGSDYLENSYLAYELEPVEDPEADWRLDVYTGSCRLPVLINDYLTARSDMVDEYHKDGIAAGFLLYPLSGFTGEERVKAILDFRDNLRDAILRDAGEEAVTFLGGATGLYCGYLDFIAWDLPAVLTAAQAFLEKSDLPYAHFHAFRRDVGGVPLLDEKEPEPDIHEETGPLLSTEDIEILESFDEGTAAYFGKMLDWLENFIKSGVEEGRFSEKQAHQDLQIALWYAFACLNLDDYIHYYRAAEWMKDSEKNATGCATWYYRYSVALMYCGRLEEALEYAERGAKEEPDYPWIWLHLGKLRAHFGDTAGALDAVKQGLKLEPGDYEFLTLKKEIKAGATLEQMENHWIDPDADQMLQQGLDENADDKQCAIACIRVDEAGLAEFYELFRPERYGYKKNSPCCEIQYPVQEHLVELSFRMNEAGLSKMGTDWLRQFKERLDSGEWLTHTPEGEPEGILTGVFVDQTRRIGLVYQQPGDDQYFQIFLNPDGTKADAFWSSRKNSEPEVYSEDEMSAIEQHIKNTFGEFENVFHELVSPDIHVDICVVPPSEECNYYTLVTMGMGAHRMNVPEELAEYKLERAELAIALPPDWKLDEESLKDERWYWPIGLLKVLARLPISNNTWLGFGHTMDKQSPFAEDTELCAALLVGPQDVVWNGGEVCTLPSGEEVNFYQVIPLYHNEMEYKMEHDADALLEKMAGISFVVNPTRQNAITRGTLADEEFTGDMDDAARHLESIQEKGLSVDELSAYNHMAIYLRWCMEHDLMSAEFMERYWEQVQPFMADLSRADLRGFIRDQLKGQLFGALFNKEGAAFAGYYYGESDSPYFPGDIDNYALEYFGSEQYYSDKFQDEAYLFIPFDENYYQAMAKVMEKRFVNWQGQSFDEETLEPSDLAEAMMEYLDCECTYFPSMTDDDPIMSAYNYAKRESVKEGFVPVLIKADDEILWECLIMNSDPDSDGEDDYAFDPDKVAAYRKKMLSAPIKNSKAVLEEMIGQRKEEAEDDDMDWDEEILGEMEGGYDNRRFSSYWNSDNNMTYPLILAKIPVKNPWEIFAYLPFGGWNECPDTQSLMAVAKYWFEQYGAVPAVMTHDELEFLLPTFVSQEKAMDAAVELYGFCPDVIDQGPEDATVGALADVLRQSTVWYFWWD; this is encoded by the coding sequence ATGGATTTATTGAAACAATGCCAGCAATGGTTTGAACAGGATGAAGCGCAGAAGGTAATCGACACCCTGGAAGCGATTCCCGCCGAGGAACGCACCCCGGAACTGGACAGCGAATTGGCCAAGGCATATATCGCCATTGCAGATATAGGAGAACGGGAGCCTTTTGAAAAAGCGCTGGAACTTCTCGCTCCCCATGAGGAGCATTTTGCTGGAGATCACTGCTGGAATTATCGGATTGCTTCCGCTTATTATTACTTGGATGAGGAAGGTCCCGCCCTGCGTTACTTTAAAAAAGCCCTGGAAGCCCGCCCCGGAGACAAAGATACCCAGGAGTACATAGACGATTGCCGCCGTCGTTTGTCCCTGCCCCGGTTTGAAAAGAACTTCCATGAAAGGACGCAGGAAGCATGGGCAGCCTTTTCTCAGATTGAGGCGGAGTTGCGTGAAATCATGGATACCGACAAAACGCATCGGCGCAGCGAAGAACTGATTGAAAAATGCGGGAATGCACTCAAGACGGCCCTGCGTGATACTTCCTTTGAGCTGGGCTTTAATGGCGAAAAGTATGAATTGATCCTCAGTCCAGAAGGGCTTCGCTCCCGCCTGTTCCCGTTGGTGTACTTCCAGAAGCAAGCCCCGGAATCGGTACTTGAGCATTGGAATATCTGGGTAGGTCGTCAGCCCTGCGAGGGTTTCGAGCTGCGAGCTGGAGAGATTGAAGTTCGGGCTGAGGATGTGCAGATGTGGGCAGAGGAAACAGAGAATCATCAGGTAAGTCTGGTCCTTTACTGTGAAAAGCTGACCCCGATCTTGAAAGAGGACACAGACAAGGTCTGGTGGGCACTCTCTATGCTGGTGGATCAAACCATCGGAGAAGTTTCCGCTATCGCCTTTGTTGCTGGGTTTGATGTTTATGCAGAGCCGAAAGACGAACCGGCCAAGCTGCTTTCCGAACTGCCGGAGTTGCTGCAAAGCATGGGACTCTCCCTTTGGAGGGATGGCAGCGACTATCTGGAAAACAGTTATCTTGCCTATGAACTGGAACCGGTGGAAGATCCTGAGGCTGACTGGCGGCTGGATGTTTATACTGGAAGCTGCCGCCTGCCGGTGCTCATCAACGACTACCTGACTGCCCGCAGTGATATGGTGGATGAGTACCACAAGGATGGCATTGCCGCTGGATTCCTCCTGTACCCGCTGTCCGGTTTTACCGGTGAGGAACGAGTGAAAGCTATTCTGGATTTCCGGGATAACCTGCGGGATGCCATCCTACGGGATGCAGGAGAGGAAGCCGTGACCTTCCTGGGTGGGGCCACTGGCCTATATTGCGGTTATCTGGATTTCATTGCCTGGGATCTGCCTGCTGTACTGACAGCGGCACAGGCGTTCTTGGAAAAAAGCGACCTGCCCTATGCTCACTTCCACGCATTTCGGCGGGATGTGGGCGGTGTGCCGCTGCTGGACGAGAAAGAACCGGAGCCTGATATTCATGAGGAAACTGGCCCCCTGCTCTCGACAGAGGATATTGAAATACTGGAGTCCTTTGACGAAGGAACTGCCGCTTACTTTGGAAAAATGCTCGACTGGCTGGAGAATTTTATCAAAAGCGGCGTAGAAGAAGGACGATTCAGCGAAAAACAGGCTCACCAGGATTTACAGATTGCCCTCTGGTATGCCTTTGCCTGCCTTAACCTGGACGATTACATCCACTACTACCGCGCTGCGGAATGGATGAAGGATTCGGAGAAAAACGCCACGGGCTGCGCTACCTGGTACTACCGGTATTCTGTGGCACTGATGTATTGCGGCAGGCTGGAAGAAGCGCTGGAATATGCGGAGCGGGGCGCAAAAGAGGAGCCAGACTACCCCTGGATCTGGCTCCATCTGGGCAAGCTGCGGGCGCATTTTGGTGATACAGCAGGCGCGCTGGATGCCGTCAAGCAAGGATTAAAACTGGAACCGGGAGATTATGAGTTTCTGACCTTAAAAAAAGAGATCAAAGCCGGAGCTACCCTGGAACAGATGGAAAACCATTGGATCGACCCCGACGCCGACCAAATGCTTCAGCAGGGACTGGACGAGAATGCGGATGATAAACAATGCGCCATAGCCTGCATTCGGGTGGACGAAGCAGGACTTGCCGAATTTTACGAGCTGTTCCGCCCGGAACGGTATGGCTACAAGAAAAATTCCCCTTGCTGTGAAATCCAGTATCCGGTGCAGGAACATCTTGTGGAGCTCTCGTTCCGCATGAACGAAGCCGGACTCTCCAAGATGGGAACCGACTGGCTGCGGCAGTTCAAGGAACGGCTGGACAGCGGTGAATGGCTGACCCACACCCCTGAAGGAGAACCAGAGGGCATTCTAACAGGTGTGTTTGTGGACCAGACCCGCCGCATTGGTCTTGTCTATCAACAGCCGGGAGACGATCAGTATTTTCAGATTTTCCTGAACCCGGACGGCACGAAGGCGGATGCCTTCTGGTCCTCAAGAAAAAACAGCGAGCCGGAGGTTTATTCGGAGGATGAGATGTCTGCGATAGAGCAGCACATCAAAAACACCTTTGGTGAGTTTGAGAATGTGTTCCATGAGCTGGTTTCCCCTGACATCCATGTGGACATCTGCGTTGTTCCTCCCTCTGAGGAGTGCAACTATTACACACTGGTAACGATGGGCATGGGTGCTCACCGGATGAATGTGCCGGAGGAACTGGCGGAATACAAGCTGGAACGAGCAGAGCTGGCCATCGCTCTGCCACCGGATTGGAAACTGGATGAGGAATCCCTGAAGGATGAGCGGTGGTACTGGCCGATTGGTCTCTTGAAAGTGTTGGCACGCCTGCCTATTTCCAACAATACCTGGCTGGGCTTTGGCCACACAATGGATAAGCAATCGCCGTTTGCAGAGGATACGGAACTCTGCGCCGCACTTCTGGTAGGTCCGCAGGATGTTGTCTGGAACGGAGGCGAAGTCTGCACTTTGCCGAGCGGCGAGGAGGTCAACTTCTATCAGGTGATCCCGCTCTATCATAATGAGATGGAGTATAAGATGGAGCATGATGCGGACGCTCTGCTTGAAAAGATGGCAGGCATCAGTTTTGTGGTCAATCCCACACGCCAGAATGCCATCACCAGAGGAACGCTTGCGGATGAGGAATTCACCGGCGATATGGACGATGCCGCCCGGCACCTGGAATCCATTCAGGAAAAGGGGCTGTCAGTGGACGAGTTGAGCGCTTATAACCACATGGCGATCTATCTGCGCTGGTGCATGGAGCATGATCTGATGAGCGCAGAATTTATGGAGCGGTACTGGGAACAGGTGCAGCCGTTTATGGCAGATCTGAGCCGCGCCGATCTGCGTGGCTTTATCCGGGACCAGCTGAAAGGACAGCTCTTTGGGGCGCTGTTCAACAAGGAGGGCGCAGCCTTTGCCGGATACTACTATGGGGAGTCGGACAGCCCATACTTCCCCGGTGACATTGATAACTATGCCTTGGAATATTTCGGCTCAGAACAATATTATTCCGATAAGTTCCAGGATGAAGCCTATCTGTTCATCCCATTTGATGAGAACTATTATCAGGCTATGGCAAAAGTCATGGAAAAGCGGTTCGTCAACTGGCAGGGACAGAGTTTTGATGAGGAGACTCTGGAGCCTTCGGACCTTGCGGAAGCCATGATGGAATATCTGGACTGTGAATGTACCTATTTCCCCTCAATGACGGATGATGACCCCATCATGTCGGCATACAACTATGCCAAACGAGAAAGTGTCAAAGAGGGCTTTGTGCCGGTTCTGATTAAGGCGGATGACGAAATCCTGTGGGAATGCCTGATTATGAATTCCGACCCGGACAGCGATGGCGAGGACGACTATGCTTTCGACCCGGACAAAGTTGCCGCATACCGGAAGAAAATGCTCTCCGCCCCCATCAAGAACAGTAAGGCAGTCCTGGAGGAAATGATTGGGCAGCGCAAGGAAGAAGCCGAGGATGACGATATGGACTGGGATGAGGAGATCCTGGGCGAGATGGAGGGCGGATATGATAACCGTCGTTTTTCAAGCTACTGGAACTCCGATAATAATATGACCTATCCTCTCATTCTGGCTAAAATCCCCGTAAAGAACCCTTGGGAGATTTTTGCCTATCTGCCCTTTGGTGGCTGGAATGAATGTCCTGACACGCAGTCGCTGATGGCAGTGGCGAAATACTGGTTTGAGCAATATGGCGCGGTGCCCGCAGTTATGACCCACGATGAACTGGAGTTCCTGCTCCCGACTTTTGTTTCCCAGGAGAAGGCTATGGATGCAGCAGTGGAACTGTATGGCTTCTGTCCCGATGTGATTGACCAGGGACCGGAGGACGCCACCGTGGGCGCTCTGGCCGATGTGCTGCGGCAGTCCACTGTTTGGTACTTCTGGTGGGATTGA
- a CDS encoding DUF5713 family protein, protein MKAFDPNYKLLDEMYQDDYYPVFLVDKVKDELQKVIDLLESGETDTEVVQEKLDKAVCGINDLQDEFYENNSEIETVARDCIGVTVDYILKWFGIPIDMEEAIRERDW, encoded by the coding sequence ATGAAAGCATTTGACCCGAATTACAAACTGCTGGACGAGATGTATCAGGATGATTACTATCCAGTTTTTCTGGTAGACAAGGTAAAGGACGAACTCCAGAAGGTCATCGACCTGCTGGAGAGCGGCGAAACCGACACCGAAGTGGTGCAGGAAAAGCTGGACAAAGCAGTTTGCGGCATCAATGATCTTCAGGACGAATTTTACGAGAACAACAGTGAGATTGAAACGGTAGCCCGGGACTGCATCGGCGTCACTGTAGACTACATTTTGAAGTGGTTTGGCATTCCGATTGACATGGAGGAGGCTATCCGGGAACGGGACTGGTGA
- a CDS encoding ankyrin repeat domain-containing protein — protein MSEVSYLNVPPMMAAIKSGDIEAIRSLLHAGHSPNEPQCYQVMIGEWPRDGEASPLELAVLENRMDMVQLLIECGADLTHNPEALLCGSLRSPDLTLFSFLVDAGVRIPAEQRDICRLFLHLVDRHEPDVLPILKRLGMDLKQHGGEALRSMASHGNQLLVEYLIQNGADINYHKPDMVFPYASTPVTEAARHNDFPMVRWLVEQGADITIPDKYGDRPYTVAVQNKNQEMAAYLKALEPEEWHNEQEKARQLMPYKLPAKLVEYLKTGPLRLEFPEWELVKWAELYPYMDVQEMTWKRKKLLSLMAKMDNYSDYLLLWSPRDKKLWYLDIEHEEFHPLAKWEAFIADPGKYLNGMIEGEFEE, from the coding sequence ATGAGTGAAGTAAGCTATTTAAATGTACCTCCCATGATGGCTGCCATCAAAAGTGGTGACATAGAGGCGATTCGTTCCCTGCTTCACGCAGGACATTCTCCCAATGAGCCGCAGTGCTATCAGGTAATGATTGGAGAGTGGCCGCGGGATGGCGAAGCCTCTCCACTGGAATTGGCTGTGCTGGAAAATCGGATGGACATGGTGCAGCTCCTGATCGAATGCGGAGCAGATTTGACCCATAACCCGGAAGCATTGCTTTGTGGTTCCCTGCGCAGTCCAGACCTGACCCTGTTTTCCTTTTTGGTAGATGCGGGAGTCAGAATCCCGGCAGAACAACGGGATATATGCAGGCTGTTTCTCCACTTGGTGGATCGGCATGAGCCTGATGTGCTCCCAATTTTGAAAAGACTGGGCATGGATTTGAAACAACACGGCGGTGAAGCCCTGCGCAGTATGGCGAGCCATGGGAATCAGCTGCTGGTGGAGTATCTGATTCAAAACGGGGCGGACATCAACTATCACAAGCCAGACATGGTGTTTCCCTACGCTTCGACTCCTGTCACTGAAGCTGCACGGCACAACGATTTTCCTATGGTGCGCTGGCTTGTGGAGCAGGGTGCGGATATCACCATCCCAGATAAATACGGTGACCGGCCCTACACCGTAGCAGTGCAGAACAAAAATCAGGAAATGGCCGCCTACTTAAAAGCTCTGGAGCCGGAGGAATGGCACAACGAACAGGAAAAGGCGCGTCAACTCATGCCTTACAAGCTACCTGCCAAGCTGGTGGAATACTTAAAGACCGGCCCCTTGCGTCTGGAATTTCCAGAGTGGGAGCTGGTGAAATGGGCGGAACTGTACCCCTACATGGATGTGCAGGAGATGACCTGGAAGCGGAAAAAGCTGCTCTCTCTCATGGCGAAAATGGATAATTACAGCGACTATTTGCTGCTGTGGAGTCCCAGAGATAAGAAACTCTGGTATCTGGACATTGAGCATGAGGAGTTTCATCCGTTAGCCAAATGGGAGGCATTTATCGCTGATCCCGGAAAATATCTCAATGGAATGATTGAGGGCGAGTTTGAGGAATAA
- a CDS encoding DUF6892 domain-containing protein has protein sequence MPGWAQIISDALDILKFDGAVQDTLAELREKWGTQVPALLDERFDAVGVQYMKLSHEKGAAALGQELSAFGWALYNLDDEDEYLFALIPEEERSEWERYCKKQGQYCHLMKQQGRKWGDHAKEQDPGKLMPCEEYILQDEYDYFFNSLAGDFAAGEWKNQDAEEWKNGCVADLRQRPPQVTRAHSLPHLGCLTYSAENGLYAASRAAGSGTIGRALLSKNPATLNWAEPSPIGYDGPPQTLCWADHSLWVGDPTNATRIELTDRGTCQDVKNWTLPEDGWSTKYHCGITTDGLGRVYFSNEWYKGQIYRWENGKVTKHTFSLDGYDHLSEAVPVPGTGRITMIHAVSGKGRMEECLLELDMDTGRCRIALLPGMGEGLKLRWFTGDWLLVQGNGEILSDDFAQLINRNTREVLRIRPGMFGGEKMQHIGILTDGTVVIVTRRHMVGPVFRYPIDFWGFLRTANKPKKLEWREYKEVYPNLPIYLPPKATERKIILKKDSLTILGSVFTPPFTLSQLAEKLGPARIVLQNGTRKSPMTGRESSYTQALALWDELGLQGWLDEDEQTIKTLGVRVAAQGDYAVRRTFDGAVWIGSKDYREASWKDFAGFAHTLKLGGFTVYTRLPGPVPEEQSAQKAKLEALSAMVQISWKEPENKAVKAQKYKLSKPTEPVLHFDTFNFKLAVMEVLMYEKGLLAPKLDAHEFAREYSRRKIDIDAEGYEPIPEIRKWLTKYPIPERLAPAVTEIEMDGGSEIYTQLCPFWDGEDGAFDLNTITEAELRQFPNLKHITLMSSKPEQVLPVLERYSIKVDLL, from the coding sequence ATGCCAGGCTGGGCACAAATCATATCTGATGCCTTAGACATTCTGAAATTTGACGGAGCCGTACAGGACACTCTGGCGGAACTTCGAGAAAAATGGGGCACACAGGTCCCGGCGCTGCTGGATGAACGCTTTGATGCCGTTGGCGTCCAATATATGAAACTATCCCATGAAAAAGGGGCGGCGGCGTTGGGGCAGGAGCTGTCTGCCTTCGGCTGGGCACTGTATAACCTGGACGATGAGGACGAGTATCTGTTTGCCTTGATCCCAGAGGAAGAACGCAGCGAATGGGAACGCTACTGCAAAAAGCAGGGGCAATATTGTCACCTGATGAAACAGCAAGGACGAAAATGGGGCGACCATGCCAAGGAGCAGGACCCTGGAAAGCTAATGCCCTGCGAGGAATACATACTTCAGGATGAGTACGATTATTTCTTCAACTCCCTGGCGGGTGATTTTGCGGCGGGCGAATGGAAAAACCAGGATGCAGAAGAATGGAAAAACGGCTGTGTGGCCGACCTGCGCCAGCGTCCGCCCCAGGTGACCCGCGCCCACAGTTTGCCGCATCTTGGGTGCCTCACTTATTCCGCAGAAAATGGACTCTATGCCGCGTCCAGGGCCGCTGGCAGCGGGACTATTGGCCGAGCATTATTGAGCAAGAATCCAGCCACGCTTAACTGGGCCGAACCGTCCCCCATTGGATATGACGGTCCACCCCAGACCCTGTGCTGGGCTGACCATTCCCTCTGGGTGGGTGATCCCACCAACGCTACACGGATTGAACTGACAGACCGGGGCACCTGCCAGGATGTGAAAAACTGGACTCTGCCGGAAGATGGATGGAGCACCAAATACCATTGCGGCATTACGACAGACGGTCTGGGCCGGGTCTACTTTTCCAACGAGTGGTACAAGGGGCAGATTTACCGCTGGGAAAACGGCAAGGTAACAAAACACACCTTCTCACTGGATGGATACGACCATCTCTCCGAGGCCGTTCCCGTTCCCGGCACAGGCCGCATTACCATGATCCACGCAGTTAGTGGCAAGGGGCGGATGGAAGAATGCCTGCTGGAACTGGACATGGACACCGGGCGGTGTCGAATTGCCCTCCTGCCTGGAATGGGCGAGGGGCTGAAACTTCGCTGGTTTACCGGGGACTGGCTGCTGGTGCAGGGAAACGGCGAAATCCTCTCCGATGACTTTGCCCAGCTCATCAATAGGAACACCCGTGAAGTGCTGCGTATCCGCCCGGGAATGTTCGGCGGGGAGAAAATGCAGCACATTGGAATTCTCACCGATGGCACGGTGGTCATCGTCACCCGGCGGCATATGGTTGGACCGGTATTTCGTTATCCCATCGACTTCTGGGGCTTTCTGCGGACGGCAAACAAGCCCAAAAAGCTGGAATGGCGGGAGTACAAAGAAGTGTACCCGAATCTGCCAATCTATCTTCCGCCCAAGGCCACGGAGCGAAAAATCATTCTCAAAAAAGACAGCCTGACCATCCTGGGGTCGGTATTTACGCCGCCGTTTACCCTGTCGCAGCTGGCGGAAAAGTTGGGGCCTGCCCGCATTGTCCTGCAAAATGGAACACGGAAAAGCCCCATGACTGGCCGAGAGAGTTCCTATACCCAGGCACTTGCTTTATGGGACGAGCTTGGACTACAGGGCTGGTTGGACGAAGATGAGCAGACCATCAAAACCCTTGGTGTCCGGGTAGCGGCACAGGGAGATTATGCGGTCCGGCGGACATTTGACGGAGCGGTTTGGATCGGGTCCAAGGACTACCGGGAGGCCAGCTGGAAGGATTTCGCCGGATTTGCCCATACCCTCAAATTAGGCGGCTTTACCGTTTATACCCGTCTGCCGGGTCCTGTTCCAGAGGAGCAGTCAGCGCAGAAAGCCAAGCTGGAGGCCCTTTCCGCTATGGTACAGATCAGCTGGAAAGAGCCAGAAAATAAGGCGGTGAAAGCGCAGAAATACAAGTTATCCAAGCCGACGGAACCAGTGCTGCACTTTGATACCTTCAACTTCAAGCTGGCGGTCATGGAAGTCCTGATGTACGAAAAAGGCTTACTGGCTCCTAAACTGGATGCCCATGAGTTTGCCAGAGAGTATAGCCGACGCAAGATCGACATTGACGCGGAAGGATATGAACCCATCCCAGAGATTCGGAAGTGGCTTACAAAATACCCGATCCCGGAGCGGCTGGCCCCGGCGGTCACAGAAATCGAGATGGATGGCGGCAGCGAGATTTATACCCAGCTCTGTCCGTTCTGGGATGGCGAGGATGGAGCCTTTGATCTTAATACTATTACTGAGGCGGAACTGCGCCAGTTCCCCAATCTCAAACATATTACTCTCATGTCCTCCAAGCCGGAACAGGTGCTGCCGGTTCTGGAACGGTACAGTATCAAGGTAGACTTGCTGTGA
- a CDS encoding NADAR family protein: MALQEKKIMPPPWLAHREIERYSIGWRMGYGEDYIYRFGDWLDTLSPEEKAKYRALFPEPITWKGWWDDENSSEVLEHGDFWVNAWQPEGSPKYTRQWLQQEFSMGRKRELCLFWGHQPAEDGQLTKSCLSQWWMEDFWSVANTYLCMEQYMMAGKAELFGDQEIREQILKCSDPKQIKALGRKVRGFDQKVWDKFKYAIVLNGNWCKFSQNRNLREFLLSTGDSVLAEASPYDNIWGIRLSANSLEAQDPMKWRGQNLLGFALMEVRDELRRVTQNEMLCDWNAV, from the coding sequence ATGGCACTACAGGAAAAGAAAATAATGCCTCCCCCTTGGCTGGCTCACCGTGAGATCGAACGATACTCTATTGGCTGGCGCATGGGCTATGGGGAGGATTACATATACCGATTTGGCGATTGGCTGGACACACTCTCACCAGAAGAAAAGGCAAAATACCGCGCTCTTTTTCCTGAACCAATCACCTGGAAGGGCTGGTGGGATGACGAAAATAGCAGTGAAGTGCTGGAACATGGGGACTTCTGGGTGAATGCGTGGCAGCCGGAAGGAAGCCCTAAGTACACTCGCCAGTGGCTCCAGCAGGAATTTTCCATGGGGAGAAAGCGGGAACTGTGTCTGTTCTGGGGCCATCAGCCTGCCGAGGACGGCCAGCTGACAAAAAGCTGTCTCAGCCAGTGGTGGATGGAGGATTTCTGGTCCGTTGCCAATACCTATCTTTGTATGGAGCAGTATATGATGGCAGGCAAGGCGGAACTGTTCGGCGATCAGGAGATTCGGGAGCAAATTTTGAAATGCAGCGACCCGAAACAGATCAAGGCCCTGGGCCGCAAGGTGCGGGGTTTTGACCAGAAGGTATGGGACAAGTTCAAATACGCCATTGTATTGAATGGCAACTGGTGCAAATTCAGCCAGAACCGCAACCTGCGGGAATTTCTCCTCTCCACCGGAGATAGTGTGCTGGCGGAGGCCAGTCCCTACGATAACATCTGGGGCATTCGGCTTTCAGCCAACTCCCTGGAGGCGCAGGACCCGATGAAGTGGCGGGGGCAAAACCTGCTGGGTTTTGCTCTAATGGAGGTACGGGACGAACTGCGCCGGGTCACGCAGAATGAAATGTTGTGCGACTGGAACGCAGTCTGA
- a CDS encoding NTF2 fold immunity protein, translating to MEWPKRARTADWENGVLTLDGEKKFDIPELTAEIMEQLAGYTLVGFHVKGYPVTDEMLIPFTAHKSMVNFGVENGSLTDACFPVFSAMPKLRILLLDGNAQINGSGLSTLQECKIDLLTLNHTGLNDTGLMQAASMSKLSHIQIDHTAVTYEGLLAVAGNNYIKPVAHVQFTKEQMEHFSQLQREKAKKPVQLDEQAASECRSVLSAFFAEMTEWEQYMEQAGFEDAEAVPRLLAIWEKYVSEKPRPGYRPLGLSYSAQGTYNGEEFLDAEQITRNKLYIYTREKSTGIDRRFLMKRVGEGWMIDAVQERLNGWQRTGL from the coding sequence ATGGAATGGCCAAAACGAGCACGAACAGCGGATTGGGAAAACGGTGTCCTAACCTTAGATGGAGAAAAGAAATTTGATATTCCGGAGCTGACCGCAGAGATCATGGAACAGCTGGCTGGTTACACCCTGGTGGGCTTCCATGTGAAAGGGTATCCGGTAACGGATGAAATGCTCATCCCGTTTACCGCACATAAAAGCATGGTCAATTTTGGTGTGGAGAACGGCTCACTCACAGACGCCTGTTTCCCCGTTTTTTCCGCTATGCCCAAGCTGCGGATTTTGCTGCTGGATGGTAATGCCCAAATCAACGGAAGCGGTCTTTCCACCCTGCAGGAATGCAAGATAGACCTTTTGACGTTAAACCATACCGGACTGAATGACACAGGGCTTATGCAGGCAGCTTCTATGTCAAAACTCTCCCATATTCAGATCGACCATACCGCTGTCACCTATGAGGGCTTGCTGGCTGTCGCCGGCAACAACTACATCAAGCCGGTGGCCCATGTGCAATTTACCAAGGAGCAGATGGAACACTTCTCCCAGCTCCAGCGGGAAAAGGCCAAAAAGCCCGTCCAGCTGGATGAGCAGGCAGCGTCGGAATGCCGCAGTGTGTTGTCCGCTTTCTTTGCCGAAATGACAGAATGGGAGCAGTACATGGAGCAGGCTGGGTTTGAAGATGCCGAGGCTGTGCCCCGCCTGCTGGCGATCTGGGAGAAGTATGTAAGCGAAAAGCCCCGTCCGGGCTACCGGCCTCTGGGACTCTCGTACAGCGCCCAGGGTACCTACAACGGGGAAGAATTCCTTGATGCGGAGCAGATCACCCGGAACAAGCTCTACATCTACACCAGAGAGAAAAGCACCGGCATTGACCGCCGCTTTCTCATGAAGCGCGTGGGCGAGGGTTGGATGATTGACGCGGTGCAGGAGCGGCTGAACGGCTGGCAGCGGACAGGATTGTAA